A window of the Paraburkholderia sp. ZP32-5 genome harbors these coding sequences:
- a CDS encoding YXWGXW repeat-containing protein → MSNSNNRVIRLLGSTLAAALCCAATLTSAPASAQVVIAPMAPPPPRVEVVPAPRPGYVWDQGRWRWDHGRYVWVGGHWQPVRVGYHWVPGHWAQRGPHWRWIEGHWA, encoded by the coding sequence ATGAGCAACAGCAACAACCGCGTGATTCGTCTGCTGGGTTCCACGCTTGCCGCCGCGCTGTGCTGCGCGGCCACGTTGACATCCGCGCCGGCCTCCGCGCAGGTGGTGATTGCGCCGATGGCGCCGCCGCCACCGCGCGTCGAGGTGGTGCCCGCGCCGAGGCCCGGCTATGTGTGGGACCAGGGCCGCTGGCGTTGGGACCATGGGCGCTACGTATGGGTGGGGGGCCACTGGCAGCCGGTGCGTGTCGGCTATCACTGGGTGCCCGGGCACTGGGCGCAACGCGGCCCGCACTGGCGCTGGATCGAAGGCCATTGGGCTTGA
- a CDS encoding HAD family hydrolase, translated as MADLPFDAVLFDCDGVLVDSEPITNRVLTDMLGELGWHLSVEETMRIFVGKMVKDEAALIEARTGFAITDEWLTKFRERRNIALDSELTAIDGASAAVRALHRTLNGRIAVASGADRVKIELQLVKAGMLDCFDGRIFSGHEMPRSKPFPDVYLAAAAGLGVDPRRCAVIEDTVTGATAGVAAGATVFGYCPAHLGHSSATALHGAGVVKVFREMAELPGVLAEWVRG; from the coding sequence ATGGCTGATCTTCCTTTCGACGCCGTGCTCTTCGATTGCGACGGCGTGCTCGTCGACTCCGAACCCATCACGAACCGCGTGCTCACCGACATGCTCGGCGAGCTTGGCTGGCATTTGAGCGTCGAAGAGACGATGCGCATTTTCGTCGGCAAGATGGTCAAGGACGAAGCTGCGCTGATCGAAGCGCGCACCGGTTTTGCAATCACCGACGAGTGGCTCACGAAGTTTCGCGAGCGGCGCAATATCGCGCTCGATAGCGAACTGACGGCGATCGATGGGGCGTCCGCCGCGGTGCGCGCGCTCCATCGAACGCTGAACGGACGCATTGCGGTCGCGTCGGGCGCCGATCGAGTCAAGATCGAATTGCAACTGGTGAAAGCCGGCATGCTCGACTGCTTCGATGGACGCATTTTCAGCGGTCATGAGATGCCGCGCAGCAAGCCGTTTCCCGATGTTTATCTGGCCGCGGCCGCGGGGCTCGGCGTGGACCCTCGACGCTGCGCGGTGATCGAGGATACGGTGACGGGCGCGACGGCGGGTGTCGCGGCGGGTGCGACGGTGTTTGGGTATTGCCCGGCGCATCTGGGGCATAGCAGCGCGACTGCGTTGCATGGCGCGGGAGTCGTTAAGGTGTTTCGGGAGATGGCGGAGTTGCCGGGGGTGTTGGCGGAGTGGGTTCGCGGCTGA